A part of Bacillota bacterium genomic DNA contains:
- a CDS encoding MFS transporter → PALVNGSALLQAPRHFLRDGGLVATTLMACLLAASQFSLTGYLPLYMVDVFRWDRQAAARLLLVVHAGGIAGRLLWGWVSDRRFRGDRVAPLITVSLGGALAAALIASLAAWTPLPAPAAAGAALLGGLTLLGWNGLYVTLISELSGPASAVMLGLSMTMLYVWTMLSPPGFGWLVERVGSYPPAWTALVAVQLLAAITAAAAGFTTRTRRAPGGRVRGEGQRSYPGRPVLP, encoded by the coding sequence GCCCGCCCTCGTGAATGGTTCTGCGCTCCTGCAGGCCCCCCGCCACTTCTTGCGGGACGGCGGGCTGGTTGCCACGACGCTGATGGCCTGCCTGCTGGCGGCAAGCCAGTTCAGCCTCACGGGCTACCTGCCCCTGTACATGGTGGACGTCTTCCGGTGGGACCGGCAGGCCGCCGCCCGGCTCCTCCTGGTCGTCCACGCCGGCGGCATCGCCGGGCGCCTCCTGTGGGGCTGGGTTTCGGATCGTCGCTTCCGCGGCGATCGGGTGGCGCCCCTGATCACCGTCTCTTTGGGCGGTGCGCTGGCCGCCGCGCTGATCGCCTCGCTCGCCGCCTGGACGCCGCTTCCCGCGCCCGCCGCGGCAGGGGCCGCCCTGCTGGGAGGGCTCACCCTCCTGGGTTGGAACGGCCTGTACGTTACGCTGATCTCCGAGCTTTCGGGCCCGGCCTCGGCCGTGATGCTGGGCCTGAGCATGACCATGCTCTACGTCTGGACCATGCTCTCGCCGCCGGGCTTCGGGTGGCTCGTGGAGCGGGTCGGCTCCTACCCCCCGGCCTGGACTGCGCTGGTGGCCGTCCAGCTCCTGGCCGCCATTACCGCCGCCGCAGCAGGATTTACCACCCGCACCCGCCGGGCCCCTGGGGGGCGGGTGCGGGGCGAAGGTCAGCGCTCCTACCCTGGCCGGCCCGTGCTACCATAA
- a CDS encoding discoidin domain-containing protein — MHPSRQRSSEPQKPLPAPAVLPALAFGALALLVGVLLMGESPARANAPALTVQVDAASPLGPVKPLVFGINTANWDEQLFPGTFEQWPLTFDQDALRKVKAAGIRFLRYPGGGDGDRYVWNSAINSPLRMNVDEFMLFCKLVGAEPSISVNYPAGPELAASFVEYVNKTKGYGVKYWEIGDEEYFSVPASVYGRKVVEFAKAMKAVDPAIKVGAGVNVAMATWTLEVLRTAGPAIDFVVYNWFPQDPRREDDARLLASPAEFRTNLRALRGFLAQTVPGRAKSIEIHIGGYNSVTAYPGPQTTSIVNALWMADTMGVMLEEGVDAAGFWALHNPYPPRGGDYGILGSTPENRPYPTYHVFALFSRHFGTQLVTARSPDAALSAYASLAADKGSLYVILINKDEKPRTIRLDVGGFEAEGRGRVRLLNERSTPDRLHANVDVTGSFEVPPLSAVSVELPSALAAGRPRGEQLPPGTRLIPAISARASSSAELGPAWAPSSAIDGNERTRWASRIWSDQAEWLELDLGEAHLVSAVRLKWELYATRYRIELSENGSSWAAAYETASGQGGVELVQFTPARARYVRIQMLERPKQRGTAYGHSVWTAGSFSLWEVEVLGHP; from the coding sequence TTGCATCCGTCCCGGCAACGTTCGAGCGAGCCCCAAAAGCCTCTGCCGGCGCCCGCGGTCCTGCCTGCCCTGGCTTTCGGTGCGCTGGCGCTTCTGGTGGGAGTGCTGCTCATGGGAGAATCCCCCGCTCGGGCAAACGCCCCCGCGCTCACCGTTCAAGTGGACGCCGCATCCCCGCTAGGCCCCGTCAAGCCGCTCGTCTTCGGCATCAACACCGCCAACTGGGACGAACAGCTCTTTCCCGGCACGTTCGAGCAATGGCCGCTCACCTTCGACCAGGACGCCCTGCGCAAGGTGAAGGCAGCCGGCATCCGGTTCCTGCGCTACCCCGGGGGCGGCGACGGGGACCGGTACGTCTGGAACTCCGCCATCAACTCGCCGCTGCGTATGAACGTCGATGAGTTCATGCTTTTCTGTAAGCTGGTCGGCGCCGAACCCAGCATCAGCGTCAACTACCCCGCCGGGCCCGAACTCGCCGCCAGCTTCGTCGAGTACGTCAACAAGACCAAGGGCTACGGCGTCAAGTACTGGGAGATCGGCGACGAGGAGTACTTCTCCGTCCCGGCCTCCGTCTACGGCCGCAAGGTCGTCGAGTTCGCGAAGGCCATGAAAGCCGTCGACCCGGCCATCAAGGTCGGCGCCGGGGTCAACGTTGCGATGGCCACCTGGACGCTGGAGGTGCTGCGGACGGCCGGGCCGGCCATCGACTTCGTCGTCTACAACTGGTTCCCGCAGGACCCCCGCAGGGAGGACGACGCCCGCCTGCTCGCGAGCCCGGCCGAGTTTCGTACCAACCTGCGGGCCCTCAGGGGCTTCCTGGCCCAGACGGTGCCGGGCCGAGCGAAGTCCATCGAGATTCACATCGGCGGCTACAACTCCGTGACCGCTTACCCCGGGCCGCAGACCACCTCCATCGTCAACGCGCTCTGGATGGCCGACACGATGGGCGTCATGCTCGAAGAAGGCGTAGACGCCGCCGGCTTCTGGGCGCTGCACAACCCCTACCCGCCGCGGGGCGGCGACTATGGTATCCTCGGCTCGACCCCCGAAAACCGACCGTACCCGACCTACCATGTCTTTGCGCTGTTCAGCCGCCACTTCGGCACGCAGCTCGTGACCGCCCGTTCCCCGGACGCGGCTCTCTCCGCCTACGCATCCCTTGCCGCCGACAAGGGCAGCCTCTACGTCATCCTCATCAACAAGGACGAGAAGCCCCGCACCATCCGTCTCGACGTGGGCGGCTTCGAAGCCGAAGGCCGTGGGCGCGTCCGGCTGCTCAACGAAAGGAGCACCCCGGACCGCCTCCACGCCAACGTGGACGTCACCGGGAGCTTCGAGGTGCCGCCCCTCTCAGCCGTCTCCGTGGAACTTCCCTCCGCCCTCGCCGCCGGCCGCCCCCGCGGCGAGCAACTGCCGCCCGGCACCCGCCTCATCCCGGCGATCTCGGCACGCGCCTCCTCCTCTGCCGAACTCGGCCCCGCCTGGGCGCCCTCCAGCGCCATCGACGGCAACGAGCGCACCCGCTGGGCGTCCCGCATCTGGAGCGACCAGGCCGAGTGGCTGGAGCTCGACCTCGGCGAAGCGCACCTCGTGTCCGCTGTGCGCCTGAAGTGGGAGCTTTACGCCACCCGCTACCGCATCGAACTCTCCGAGAACGGCTCCTCCTGGGCGGCCGCCTACGAGACCGCATCAGGCCAGGGCGGTGTGGAACTGGTGCAGTTCACGCCGGCCCGGGCCCGCTACGTCCGGATCCAGATGCTCGAACGCCCGAAGCAGCGCGGCACCGCCTACGGCCACTCCGTCTGGACGGCCGGCTCGTTCTCGCTGTGGGAGGTTGAGGTGCTAGGACACCCCTAG
- the thiD gene encoding bifunctional hydroxymethylpyrimidine kinase/phosphomethylpyrimidine kinase — translation MTSASLPKALTIAGSDSGGGAGIEADLKAFFALGVYGAAAITALTAQNTLGVQGVYPVTPEFVAQQMDSVLSDIGADAAKTGMLANAAIVEAVADRVRAHGLTRLVVDPVMVAKSGDPLLAPEAVQAVKRQLLPLALVVTPNLPEAEHLTGLTLEGRDAMKEAARRLHDMGVRYVVVKGGHAKTDPRRATDLVFDGDSFVELEAPRIATPHTHGTGCTFSAAIAAYLARGLEPLDAIRKAKAFITAAIESAVPVGHGRGPTSAWAGADLNGPGWATGRNRPLHPPAS, via the coding sequence TTGACATCGGCCAGCCTTCCGAAGGCTCTCACCATTGCCGGTTCCGACAGCGGCGGCGGGGCCGGCATCGAAGCCGACCTCAAGGCGTTCTTCGCGCTCGGCGTTTACGGCGCTGCCGCCATCACGGCCCTCACGGCCCAAAACACCCTGGGAGTGCAGGGGGTTTATCCCGTCACGCCCGAGTTCGTGGCCCAGCAGATGGACTCCGTGCTGAGCGACATCGGCGCGGACGCGGCCAAGACCGGCATGCTGGCCAACGCCGCCATCGTCGAGGCCGTCGCCGACCGCGTGCGGGCACACGGCCTCACCCGGCTGGTCGTCGACCCCGTCATGGTGGCCAAGAGCGGTGACCCGCTGCTGGCCCCGGAAGCGGTGCAAGCCGTCAAGCGGCAACTCCTGCCGCTCGCCCTGGTGGTGACCCCCAACCTCCCCGAAGCCGAGCACCTGACCGGCCTCACGCTCGAGGGCCGCGACGCCATGAAGGAAGCGGCCCGCCGCCTGCACGACATGGGCGTGCGCTACGTGGTCGTGAAGGGCGGCCACGCGAAAACCGACCCTCGCCGCGCCACCGACCTGGTGTTCGACGGAGACAGTTTCGTGGAACTCGAGGCGCCCCGCATCGCCACCCCGCACACCCACGGAACCGGCTGCACGTTCTCGGCCGCCATCGCGGCCTACCTGGCCCGCGGCCTCGAACCCCTGGACGCCATCCGTAAGGCCAAGGCGTTCATCACGGCCGCCATCGAGTCGGCCGTCCCCGTGGGCCACGGCCGCGGCCCGACCAGCGCGTGGGCGGGCGCCGACCTGAACGGCCCCGGCTGGGCCACCGGCCGCAACCGGCCTCTGCACCCGCCGGCTTCCTGA